A single region of the Lusitaniella coriacea LEGE 07157 genome encodes:
- a CDS encoding 2Fe-2S iron-sulfur cluster-binding protein, whose amino-acid sequence MKRFYTIEIRDRATQQTHILQVPDDRYILHSAEDQGVSLPFSCRNGACTTCAARVISGDIYQPEAMGLSPDLQNQGYALLCVGYPRSDLVVETQDEDEVYELQFGRYFGKGKIRFGLPLDED is encoded by the coding sequence ATGAAACGTTTTTATACCATTGAAATCCGCGATCGCGCGACCCAACAAACCCACATTCTGCAAGTCCCAGACGACCGCTATATTCTCCACAGCGCCGAAGACCAAGGCGTTAGCTTGCCCTTTTCCTGTCGTAATGGCGCTTGTACCACCTGTGCCGCGCGCGTCATCTCCGGCGACATCTATCAACCCGAAGCGATGGGACTCTCTCCAGACCTGCAAAATCAAGGCTATGCACTTCTTTGCGTCGGCTACCCTCGTTCCGATTTAGTCGTAGAAACCCAAGACGAAGATGAAGTCTACGAACTTCAATTTGGACGCTACTTTGGCAAAGGAAAAATTCGCTTCGGACTCCCCTTAGATGAAGACTAA
- a CDS encoding thermonuclease family protein — protein sequence MGFKFLHSAIQNAIILLCLIGLASCKTSPPPEGQRAIVQRIVSGQTIEVLFPSQKPALIEKVRLLGIDAPDLQQEPWGKAAKNALTERLGQQAAILLESDREPIDSFGRRLAYVWYEDKLINEELIAQGFVLERSRTPNTKYSQRLSRAQEYARTMGYGIWNPENPLRQTPSAFRSKK from the coding sequence ATGGGTTTTAAGTTCCTGCATTCTGCAATTCAAAACGCAATAATCCTCCTATGTTTAATCGGATTGGCAAGTTGCAAAACTTCTCCCCCTCCCGAAGGACAGCGCGCGATCGTCCAGCGCATCGTCAGCGGACAAACCATAGAAGTCCTCTTCCCCTCCCAAAAACCCGCGCTCATCGAAAAAGTTCGACTCCTGGGCATTGATGCTCCCGACTTACAGCAAGAACCCTGGGGCAAAGCCGCCAAAAATGCCCTAACAGAACGCCTCGGTCAACAAGCCGCCATTCTGCTAGAATCCGATCGCGAACCCATCGATTCCTTTGGTCGTCGCCTAGCCTACGTCTGGTACGAAGACAAATTGATCAACGAAGAACTGATCGCCCAAGGGTTCGTTTTAGAGCGGTCTAGAACGCCCAACACCAAATACAGCCAGCGATTGAGTCGCGCCCAAGAATACGCCCGAACAATGGGTTACGGTATTTGGAACCCCGAAAACCCCCTACGTCAAACACCGAGTGCATTTCGCTCAAAAAAGTAA
- a CDS encoding inositol monophosphatase family protein, with amino-acid sequence MTEDKQQLQNFLDIATEAVLRAGVVLKDYWGNLKAIEEKGSGGDLVTEVDKKSEAIVLQVLRDRVPHHPILAEESGQLGKTENSEYLWAIDPLDGTTNYAHNYPVACISVALLINGKPCVGAIYNPFRNELFRAALGLGATLNYRPIRVSSTATLSNSLLASGFAYDRRETLDNNYAEFCYLTHLTQGVRRAGSAALDLAAVACGRFEGYWERGIKPWDIAAGIILVEEAGGRVTAYDGSPFVMNSGRILATNSHIHSSLSRALLDTPPLDQWAKGIPQ; translated from the coding sequence ATGACAGAAGACAAACAACAACTGCAAAACTTCCTCGATATCGCCACAGAAGCCGTTCTCCGCGCCGGAGTCGTCCTGAAAGACTACTGGGGCAACCTTAAGGCTATTGAAGAAAAAGGCAGTGGCGGCGATTTAGTCACAGAAGTCGATAAAAAATCCGAAGCTATCGTTTTACAAGTATTGCGCGATCGCGTCCCCCACCATCCCATCCTCGCAGAAGAATCCGGTCAACTAGGCAAAACCGAAAACAGCGAATACCTCTGGGCAATCGACCCCCTAGACGGAACCACCAACTACGCCCATAACTATCCCGTCGCCTGCATCTCCGTTGCCCTCCTCATCAACGGCAAACCCTGCGTCGGTGCAATCTATAACCCTTTCAGAAACGAACTCTTCCGCGCCGCCCTCGGTTTGGGCGCAACCCTCAACTACCGACCCATTCGCGTCTCCTCCACCGCAACCCTAAGTAACAGCCTTCTCGCATCGGGCTTTGCCTACGACAGGCGGGAAACCCTCGATAACAATTACGCCGAATTTTGTTACCTCACCCACCTCACCCAAGGCGTTCGACGTGCCGGTTCTGCTGCTCTCGATTTAGCCGCCGTTGCCTGCGGGCGCTTCGAGGGGTATTGGGAGAGAGGCATCAAACCCTGGGATATTGCCGCAGGAATTATCCTAGTTGAAGAAGCAGGGGGAAGGGTTACCGCTTACGATGGCAGTCCTTTCGTCATGAATTCCGGACGCATTCTTGCAACCAACAGTCACATCCACAGCAGCCTGAGTCGCGCGCTGCTTGACACTCCACCCCTCGACCAATGGGCTAAGGGAATTCCACAATAA
- a CDS encoding J domain-containing protein, with amino-acid sequence MSFKIKRGLFKFDLTDHHAVLGIPINADTKQARKQYLKIARSLHPDTVKSKSDVEKKQASELLSKLVNPAYEQLSKSASQNEYQLVLSQTGKRLAGERNKPALESDIAKQLARAGANIDTAYQTALKQLASSQYEDPAQALKTIAEISELNMVYLMCKQGSGVGVKSKAQPTGSSNASPKSPTGSKPPASAQAQPEKTSPVDPYVRRAQEYIKKNNYAKAVLELRDALKLEPNNSSCHAMLGMTYLRQNQVTMAKVHINKALASNPEEPLALQGKKALDRIMGQTTPSSNKSSAAASQSKSSQQQSKKGLFGGMFGGKKK; translated from the coding sequence ATGTCTTTTAAAATTAAACGCGGACTGTTTAAATTTGATTTGACGGATCACCATGCTGTTTTGGGGATTCCGATTAATGCGGATACGAAACAAGCTCGCAAACAATACCTCAAAATTGCTAGAAGTCTGCACCCAGACACCGTAAAAAGCAAAAGCGATGTTGAGAAAAAACAAGCTAGTGAACTGCTTTCTAAGCTTGTCAATCCAGCATACGAACAATTATCAAAAAGTGCTTCCCAGAACGAATACCAATTAGTCCTTTCCCAAACAGGAAAACGCCTAGCAGGGGAGCGTAACAAACCCGCTCTAGAAAGCGACATCGCGAAACAACTCGCTCGTGCGGGGGCAAACATCGACACGGCTTATCAAACCGCGCTCAAACAGCTTGCTTCCTCCCAGTACGAAGATCCCGCCCAAGCTTTAAAAACCATTGCTGAGATTAGCGAACTCAATATGGTCTATTTAATGTGCAAGCAAGGATCTGGTGTAGGGGTTAAATCCAAAGCCCAACCCACTGGAAGTTCAAATGCATCTCCGAAATCGCCAACGGGGTCAAAACCACCCGCTTCCGCTCAAGCTCAACCGGAAAAAACTTCTCCAGTCGATCCCTACGTTCGTCGCGCCCAAGAGTACATTAAAAAGAATAATTATGCCAAGGCGGTATTAGAGTTGCGCGATGCCCTCAAGCTCGAACCCAATAATAGTAGCTGTCACGCAATGCTCGGCATGACCTACTTGAGACAAAATCAAGTCACAATGGCGAAAGTTCACATCAACAAAGCCCTCGCTTCCAATCCGGAAGAACCCCTTGCCCTTCAAGGTAAAAAGGCTCTAGATCGGATAATGGGACAAACAACACCCAGCAGCAATAAAAGTTCTGCGGCTGCGTCTCAAAGTAAATCTTCCCAACAACAATCGAAGAAAGGATTATTTGGGGGAATGTTTGGCGGTAAGAAAAAGTAA
- a CDS encoding ATP phosphoribosyltransferase regulatory subunit, which translates to MSTIHQPPAGARDLLPLEVAQKRWIADRLQAVFHRWGYQRIITSTLEWLETLTAGGAIQRSTVIKLEDSSEGALGLRPELTASIARAAVTRMAGETYPQRLYYNANVFRRAHSGHYGKQLEFYQSGVELLFAGGVLADTEILLLLVECLHNLGLGEWNLVLGEAGLTRSLLSPFPDTVREKVRYCIANLDRVTLENLPLSPECLERALLLFDLRGKPEDVLQKVALLDLDETARETVNNLKSLVELLAQNSPVSLPLTLDLSLLETIDYYTGIVFEVVDATHTRILGKGGRYDRLLGLYHPQGQTSPGIGFALNLEDLHACLLSSPQLPQTTPSSDWLVIPPNPQNANAALAYAQKLRASQHLVRVEIDLGGRSREDIRKYARHCRISRLAWIQPDGTPEIETLKV; encoded by the coding sequence ATGTCCACGATCCACCAACCCCCAGCAGGTGCTAGGGATTTGCTCCCGTTAGAAGTTGCTCAAAAACGTTGGATCGCTGACCGATTGCAGGCGGTTTTTCATCGATGGGGCTATCAGCGCATTATCACTTCAACCCTTGAATGGTTAGAGACGCTCACTGCTGGTGGAGCAATTCAACGGTCAACGGTGATTAAGCTTGAGGATAGTTCGGAAGGGGCATTAGGTCTGCGGCCAGAACTCACAGCTTCAATCGCTAGAGCAGCAGTAACGCGGATGGCAGGAGAAACCTATCCCCAGCGTTTGTATTATAATGCCAACGTTTTTCGGCGCGCCCATAGCGGTCACTACGGCAAGCAATTAGAGTTTTATCAATCGGGAGTCGAACTCCTATTCGCTGGGGGAGTACTGGCGGATACAGAGATTCTGTTACTGCTGGTTGAGTGTTTGCATAACCTGGGTTTGGGGGAGTGGAATTTGGTTTTAGGAGAGGCTGGATTGACGCGATCTCTTCTTTCTCCATTCCCTGATACGGTGCGAGAAAAAGTGCGCTATTGTATTGCCAATCTCGATCGCGTAACTTTAGAAAATTTACCCCTTTCCCCAGAATGCCTCGAACGTGCATTGCTTCTTTTTGACTTGCGAGGAAAACCAGAAGATGTCCTGCAAAAAGTGGCTTTGTTGGATTTAGACGAAACCGCACGGGAAACTGTCAATAATCTGAAATCCCTCGTGGAACTCCTCGCGCAAAATAGTCCCGTTTCTCTTCCTTTGACCCTCGACCTCAGCTTGCTAGAAACCATCGATTATTATACGGGGATCGTGTTTGAGGTAGTTGATGCAACCCATACCCGAATTTTAGGGAAGGGGGGACGCTACGATCGATTATTAGGACTGTACCATCCGCAAGGTCAAACCTCTCCCGGTATTGGTTTTGCCCTCAATTTGGAAGATTTGCACGCTTGCTTGCTCTCTTCCCCCCAACTGCCTCAAACTACCCCTAGCAGTGATTGGTTGGTTATTCCTCCAAATCCTCAAAATGCAAATGCGGCATTAGCCTACGCTCAGAAGTTGAGAGCATCCCAGCATTTAGTGCGCGTTGAAATCGATTTGGGCGGGCGCTCTCGCGAAGATATTCGCAAATATGCCCGTCATTGCCGAATTTCTCGTTTGGCTTGGATTCAGCCCGATGGAACGCCGGAAATCGAGACACTGAAAGTTTAA
- a CDS encoding indolepyruvate ferredoxin oxidoreductase subunit alpha, which produces MPHTIVTNICEGVADCVDACPVACIHPGPGKNVKGTDWYWIDFATCIDCGICLQVCPVEGAIVPEERPDLQKTP; this is translated from the coding sequence ATGCCCCATACAATCGTCACTAATATTTGCGAAGGCGTTGCGGATTGCGTTGATGCCTGTCCCGTTGCTTGCATCCACCCAGGACCGGGAAAAAATGTCAAAGGTACCGATTGGTACTGGATTGATTTTGCTACCTGTATCGACTGCGGAATTTGCTTGCAAGTTTGTCCGGTGGAGGGGGCAATTGTTCCCGAAGAACGACCAGATTTACAAAAAACGCCGTAA
- a CDS encoding cation diffusion facilitator family transporter, translating to MTDRQNHYLISRIIVWVTLWLMFLLFGVKVLTGWEMKSLSLLAESLHALIVCFSLLFSWLAVISSDRPTGREIYGHGKRETFFVFLLAIIVAFGSTGVLWLCVRQLMAIARQTDLPFPVRVTIPLLELLGFLVATTLGLGIFNRVQSRTRRYPMLRFNANQIFKETGLTALVIASLGGVWWGEPLFDVLMAMMLAILALDSFWQLIRWHWPLLIEQIAIAPEVLEQLVKEVEGVAHCDNIRSRGLVGRFFYVDMHLILESTEQTLAPKVARQIEQAIRDRYGPVQITLAIENEKGIR from the coding sequence ATGACCGACCGACAAAATCATTATCTTATCAGTCGCATTATTGTATGGGTAACACTCTGGTTGATGTTTTTGCTGTTCGGGGTCAAAGTGTTGACGGGTTGGGAAATGAAATCCCTGAGCTTGCTGGCCGAATCGCTACACGCTTTAATTGTTTGTTTTAGTTTGCTGTTTAGTTGGTTGGCGGTCATTAGTTCCGATCGTCCGACTGGGCGAGAAATTTACGGTCACGGAAAGCGGGAAACTTTTTTTGTTTTCTTGCTGGCAATTATTGTGGCTTTTGGCAGTACGGGCGTGCTGTGGCTGTGCGTTCGACAACTGATGGCGATCGCGCGACAGACGGATTTACCGTTTCCGGTTCGCGTGACAATACCGCTATTAGAGCTTTTGGGGTTTTTGGTGGCGACGACCCTAGGGTTGGGGATTTTCAATCGAGTTCAATCGAGGACTCGCCGCTATCCAATGTTGCGCTTTAATGCCAACCAGATTTTCAAAGAGACGGGATTAACCGCTTTGGTGATTGCCAGTTTGGGCGGAGTTTGGTGGGGCGAACCGTTGTTTGACGTGCTGATGGCGATGATGTTGGCGATTTTAGCGCTGGATAGTTTTTGGCAGTTAATTCGCTGGCATTGGCCGCTTTTGATCGAGCAGATCGCGATCGCGCCGGAAGTTCTAGAACAATTGGTAAAGGAGGTTGAAGGGGTTGCCCATTGCGACAATATTCGATCGCGCGGCTTGGTAGGACGCTTTTTTTACGTTGATATGCACCTGATTCTAGAATCGACAGAGCAAACCCTTGCCCCAAAAGTTGCCCGTCAAATCGAACAGGCAATCCGCGATCGTTACGGGCCAGTGCAAATTACCCTCGCGATCGAAAATGAGAAAGGCATACGATAA
- the psbB gene encoding photosystem II chlorophyll-binding protein CP47, producing MGLPWYRVHTVVLNDPGRLIAVHLMHTALVAGWAGSMALYELAIFNPSDAVLNPMWRQGMFVLPFMSRLGVTASWGGWNVTGEPYTDPGFWSFEGVAAAHIILSGLLFLAAVWHWVYWDLELFRDPRTGEPALDLPRMFGIHLFLSGLLCFGFGAFHLTGLWGPGMWVSDPYGVTGHIEAVAPEWGPAGFNPFNPGGIVAHHIAAGIVGIIAGLFHLTVRPPERLYRALRMGNIETVLSSSIAAVFFAAFVVAGTMWYGSAATPIELFGPTRYQWDQSYFQQEIQRRVQSEVADGASLTEAWETIPEKLAFYDYVGNSPAKGGLFRVGPMINGDGIAQTWEGHPVFTDKEGRELSVRRMPNFFETFPVILTDSEGIVRADIPFRRAESKYSIEQTGVTVSLYGGSLDGKTFKDAPTVKQYARKAQLGEPFVFDRETTNADGVFRTSPRGWFTFGHAVFALLFFFGHIWHGSRTLFRDVFAGIPEGLEEQVEWGIFQKVGDKTSRVKA from the coding sequence ATGGGACTACCTTGGTACAGAGTACATACAGTCGTCCTGAATGACCCAGGTCGTCTGATTGCCGTTCACTTGATGCACACCGCCCTAGTCGCTGGCTGGGCGGGTTCAATGGCTCTTTATGAGTTGGCAATTTTCAATCCCAGCGATGCTGTCTTAAACCCAATGTGGCGGCAAGGTATGTTTGTCCTGCCTTTCATGTCACGTTTGGGCGTAACCGCATCTTGGGGCGGATGGAATGTTACGGGAGAACCCTACACTGACCCAGGTTTTTGGTCCTTTGAAGGGGTTGCTGCCGCTCACATTATTCTTTCCGGTCTTCTATTTTTAGCTGCCGTCTGGCACTGGGTCTACTGGGATCTAGAACTGTTCAGAGATCCTCGCACGGGCGAACCCGCCCTCGACCTGCCCAGAATGTTCGGCATTCACCTTTTCTTGTCTGGTTTGCTTTGCTTCGGCTTTGGTGCATTCCACCTGACCGGTCTATGGGGACCGGGAATGTGGGTGTCCGACCCTTATGGGGTGACGGGACATATTGAAGCCGTTGCGCCGGAATGGGGACCAGCAGGTTTTAATCCCTTCAATCCTGGGGGCATCGTCGCCCACCACATTGCGGCTGGAATTGTTGGCATTATTGCAGGCTTGTTCCACCTGACCGTTCGTCCGCCAGAACGGCTTTACCGAGCCTTGCGGATGGGGAACATCGAAACCGTACTTTCAAGCAGTATTGCAGCCGTCTTCTTTGCCGCTTTTGTGGTGGCTGGAACGATGTGGTACGGCAGTGCGGCAACCCCCATTGAATTGTTCGGACCCACCCGCTATCAGTGGGATCAAAGCTACTTCCAGCAGGAAATCCAACGGCGCGTTCAATCGGAAGTTGCCGATGGTGCCAGTCTGACTGAGGCATGGGAAACAATTCCTGAGAAATTAGCCTTCTATGACTATGTTGGAAATAGTCCTGCTAAAGGCGGTCTTTTCCGCGTCGGTCCGATGATTAATGGCGACGGTATCGCTCAAACTTGGGAAGGACATCCGGTCTTTACCGATAAAGAAGGGCGCGAATTAAGCGTGCGTCGGATGCCGAACTTCTTTGAAACCTTCCCCGTCATCCTGACGGATTCAGAAGGAATTGTTCGAGCGGATATTCCCTTCCGACGGGCAGAATCGAAGTACAGTATCGAACAAACTGGGGTGACAGTTAGTTTGTATGGCGGTTCCCTTGATGGCAAAACCTTCAAGGATGCGCCGACGGTTAAGCAGTATGCTCGTAAAGCTCAGTTGGGCGAACCCTTTGTATTCGATCGCGAAACAACCAATGCTGATGGTGTATTCCGCACCTCTCCAAGAGGTTGGTTTACCTTCGGACACGCAGTCTTTGCGCTGCTATTCTTCTTCGGTCATATTTGGCATGGTTCTCGCACGCTGTTCCGCGATGTCTTCGCTGGCATCCCAGAAGGTCTGGAGGAGCAAGTCGAATGGGGTATCTTCCAAAAGGTTGGAGACAAGACAAGCCGAGTCAAAGCCTAA
- a CDS encoding photosystem II reaction center protein T, which yields MESVAYILVLAGALGVLFFAIAFREPPRIEK from the coding sequence ATGGAAAGTGTTGCTTACATTTTGGTTCTAGCGGGTGCTTTGGGAGTTTTGTTTTTCGCGATCGCGTTTCGGGAACCACCTCGGATTGAGAAGTAG